GCCCCGAGTCTGCGCCGTAGACCGCAGCGACCGAGGGATCCGCCACACACCCGCCGAAGCGCACCGTCCCGTCCGGCACACCGTGCCCCGCTCTTCCCGGGGCGCGCCACGGACCCAGTCACCACACCAAAGTTTGTAGTCCACGAAGGTGGACATCGTGTGGTCGTTGCAGCGAATTCATTCGCCCGTGCAGCCCCAAGGCCGCGCCACTCCAAGGTTCCGGCGCCGGTGCTGTGCAGGTGCGTGCACAGGGCTCGCGCACATCCGAGGTCCGGGCTGTGTGACCGCTGCCGCGCTCGGGCTGATTCGTGATCCAGGCTAGATCCTTCGGCCCGCGAGGCTCGTGCTTCGGGCCGGTGCCGTGCGCCTGGGCCTCAGGATGACAAGGTTTCGTGCGACAGCGGCTTGGGGGCACACCCACGCCTACCAGGAAAGCCGCACGCCGGCGTTGATGACGCGGCCCTCCAGCGGTGCCCAGGCGTCCGTCGTCCAGCGGCGCTCGGCGGAGCGCGTGGGGAGCACCAGCGGCTGCCACCGCGTCTGCCGTGCGTCCAGCAGGTTCTCGGCGTTCACGAACACGCGCGCGGGGCCGATGGTGCGCTCCGCCAGCATCCCGACGATCAGATACGGCCGGCTCTGGTCGCGATACGGGTTGTCCTCCAGCGACTGCACGCCCGTGTAGTACAGCTCCAGCCCCAGCCTTCCCCGCCCCTCCGCTTCCCGCATGGCTACGAGCCCCGACTGGTGCCGTGGCGTGAGCGGCACGGTGCGCCGTGCGCCCATCCGGAACTGCGGCTCGGTGGCGCGCACGTAGGTGTGCGTGGCCGTTACGTGCCACAGCTCGCGGTGGTACCGCAGCAGCGCCTCCGTTCCCCACGTGCGCGTTTCACCGGGCACGTTTATCAGCAGCAAGTCCGTCGTCAGCTCCGGGACGACGAGCTGAAGCGCGTCGTCGACCACCGACCCGAACACGCTGGTGTTCAGCTCCAGGTCGCCGAGCGTCCGTCCGACGTCCAGCGAGCCGCCCCGGGCCCGCTCGGCCTTCAATCCCCCCAGCGGCCGCAGGGGCGCCAGGCCGATCGCCTCCGTTTCTTCCGTGAACGGCGTTGGGGCGTAGTAGCCGCCACCCACCGACGCCCTGACGTTCCATCCCGCGCCCGGCCGCACGAGCGCGGAAACGCGCGGGCTGACGAAGGTGCCGTATTCGCTGTGCCGGTCCACGCGGCCGCTGGCAGTCACGCCCAGCCACTCGGCGGGATGCCAGTCGTCCTGTGCGAACAGCGAGGGGATGGTGAACGTGTAGTCGAAGCCGGGGACGTCCTGCGCCGCGTATGCCTCGCGCTGCAGGGCCGCGCCCAGGACGAGCGTGTGCGCGCCGCGTGTCCACGCCGCCGACCCCTCGCCGAACCAGGTGGCGTGCCGATCGCGCTCGCGCACCTCGCCGAACCGGTGGTCGTGCCGCTGCCCCATGGCGGACGCGCGAAAGTTCAGCAGCGTGCCGCCCGTCAGCCAGCGGGCGACGACGCCCGCGTCGGCCCGGCGCGTGCGCAGCTCTTCGGCGAACCGAGCGCCGCCGGGGATCTCCCCGCCGCCGTTGCGGTCCTCCGCAGTCGCGCCGACGGTGACGAAGAGCGAGCGGCCCTGCCCGTCGTCCCAGAACAGCCGCGGGCGTACCACACCGCGGGCGTACGAGGGCAGGTCGGCCCAGCGGTCGCCGTCCACGTCGGCTGTCCGCTGCCCGTGCGCGCCGCCCAGAAAAGTGTAGCCCCAGCGCCCGCCCAGCGCGCCGGACGACCAGAGCACCGCGTCGGCCCCGCCCAGGGTGGTCGCGTTCAGCAGGAGCTCGCGATCATCCGCCGGGCGGCGCGAAACGAGGTTCACCACGCCGCCAAGGGCGGACGCGCCGTACAGCGCCGACGCCGCGCCCTTGATCACCTCCACCTGTGCCAGGTCCATCGGCGGAATCTGCAGCAGGCCCAGCGACCCGCTCTGGCCGCCGTACAGCGGCAGCCCGTCGGAGAGCACCTGCGTGTAGCGCCCGCGCAGCCCCTGCACCCGCACGTTGGCGCCACCGAGCGAAGGCGACGTGGTCTGCACCCGCAGCCCGCTCGTTTCGTTGAGCATCATCGAAACGTCGCCGGGCGTCATCATCATCTTTTCCTCCACCTCTTCGCGCGCCAGCACCTCCACGCGAACCGGCGCGTCCTCGATGCGCTGCTCGCTGCGGGTGGCGGTCACGATCACCGTCTCCAGTTCTACGGCCTCGAGTTCGGGCTCGTCGCTGGCGGCTTCTGACGGGTCGAGGCGGATGGTGACGGCGGTGTCGCGATCCGCGACGACATCCAGCGAGGCGGGGCGATGTCCCTCCGCGGAGATGCGCAGGCGGTGGCGGCCCGCGAGCAGCCGCAGCACCGCGGCACCACCACGATCCGTCTCCCACGCTCGGCTGCCGACGCGCACCTCGGCCTCAGAGATCGGCTGGTCGGCGGAAATGACCATGACGGTGATCGCGATGGAATCAGCGGCCGTCTGCGCGCGCGCGGCCGCGGGCGCGAGCACGGTGGAGATCAGAACGATGGCGATGAGCGCGAGACGAGAAGACATCTATGAGCGGCGGCCCGGGATCGGTGATGCACGTTGGGATCGCCCAAACCTACATCAACATGCGGACTTACGCGACCAGCACGGCCCGGCGCCAGCGGCGGACGGAGTTGACCAGCCAGGTTTCTTCGGCGCGCGCGAGGTCGTCCGGGCGGATGATGCGCTCGCGGATTTCGCCCCGCGCCAGCATCTCCGCGCGCAGCACGCCGGGGAGCAAGCCGCTCTCCAGCGGCGGCGTCCACAGCGCGCCGTCGATGCCGACGACGAGGTTGGCGATGGTGGACTCGGTGATCTCGCCGCGCTCGTTCACCAGCAGCACGTCGTCGCAATCGGGGGGCGTGGCTGCTCGGTTTTCGTAGATCGCGCGGCTCGTCGTCTTGTGGTACAGCAGCGGATCGTGGCTGTCGACCGGCTCCCGCGCGATCGCGACGCGGACGGGCTCGGGAGATGGCTCCAGTGGCATGCTGTGGACCGAGATCAAGCCCTCGCGCGCGAGTGTCAAACGTGACCGCATCGGGCGGCCGGTGAACGTCTCCGCCGCACCGGCCAGGGACTGGAGAACCGCCCCGCGATCGAACGGAAAGTCGAAGTACTCGGCGGAGCCGGCGAGCCGATCGAGATGGCGATCCAGCAGGTACCATCCGCCGTCCGCCTCCCACAGCAGCGTTTCGAGCAGGTCGAAGCCGGCGGGCGCGCGGCGCGCGAAGGCTGCCTTCGCAAGGCACTCGCGGTATTCGGCGGATGCGTCGGAATCGAACGTCACCCCGCTGCCGACGCCCAACTCCACCTGGCCGGTGGCGTGATCGAGCACCAGCGTGCGGATCGCCACGCTGAACGCCGCCTCGCCCGGCGACGCGAAGCCGATGGCGCCGCAGTACACGCCACGGGGCGCATCCTCCAGTTCGGCGATGATCTCCATCGTCCTCACCTTGGGCGCGCCGGTCACCGATCCGCAGGGGAAGAGCGCGTCGAAGATCTCCGGCAACCCGGCGCCGGCACGCAGTCGCGCGCGGACCGTGGAGGTAAGCTGGTGCACCGTCTCGTATCGCTCGGGCTGGAACATCCGCTCCACGCGCACGCTGCCGAACTCGGCCACCCGGCCAGCGTCGTTCCGCAGCAGGTCTACGATCATCAGGTTCTCGGCGCGGTCCTTGGGCGAGGCGGCCAGCTCCGCGGCGAGCGCGCGGTCCTCGTCCGGCCACCGGCCGCGCGGCCGGGTGCCCTTCATCGGCCGAAGCTCCAGGTCGCTGCCCGCGGCGTGAAAGAACAATTCGGGCGACGCGGAAAGGATGGAGAAGCCGTCCAGCCGCAGGAATGCGCAGAAGGCCGAGCGTTGCGCCAGGCACAGCCGCTCGTAGAAGGCGAGGTCGTCTCCGGCGAATTCGGCGCGCAGGCGGGCGGTGAAGTTCACCTGGTAGGTGTCGCCGGCGGCGATCAGGGATCGGATGCGTTCGATCCGATCGCGATATTCGTCCTCGGAGACGTCCATCCTCCACGGACCGAGTTCCACCTCGGCCGCGTCGCCGAATTCCGGCTTCACCTCCTCGCGCCGCCCGTAGAGCGCGAACCAGGCGAGGGGCAGGCGCGGATCGGGTGGGCGGGTGATGAGGGCGGGATCGAACGCCGGCGCGGCCTCGTAGGCGACGAACCCGGCCGCGTGCAGTCCCTCGTCCACGGCGCGCTGGACGGCGGCGAGCACCGGCCGCACCTCGTCCACCGTATCCGCCCTGAGCACGCGCTGAAAATCCGCGAAGCGCAGGGAACGCGCGCCGCGCTGGGGATCCAACGAATCGAAGCGAATGACGGGCGGGGCGGCCACGGGCGGATGAGATGGAGAGACGGCGCGCCGGATCGTTGGACCCGGCGCGAATGGTCAGCCGGCTGCGGGGCTCAGCTCGATCTCGTAGTCCAGCCGCGTGTCGGGCGCGAGCGAGCCGGCGACGGAGCAGTACTTCTCGAACGAGAGCTGCACCGCGCGCTCCACGTGCTCGCGCGGCGAATCGGACGCGAGGCGATAGGTGAGCACGGCATCCGTCAGCCGGCGCGGCGGGTTGGGCGCGCGGGAGAACCGCACGGAAACCGACAGCGACGACGCGGGCGTGCGGCGCTTCTCCAGGTAGTCCACCACGTCGATGGCGGAACAGGAGGCGAGCGAGATCACCAGCGCGTCCACGGGACTGGGCGCCGCCTGCGCATCTCCATCCACCGTGAGCGTGGCCCCGCCGGCGCGCCCGCCACGGTAGCGCATGCCGCCCTCCCATACCACCTCGATCGGGTACTCCGCCTGCACTCCCTCGGGCATTTCGGTCATCATCGGATTGAAACGGGAAAACGCCCGCCCCCGGCGCGGGGCGGGCGGTGCCTCGTGAACCGGGTCCGCTCAGTACTGGGGCGGCGGCGGGCCGGAGGGCGGCTGCTGCGGGTCGCGCGGCTTGGTGCGGCTGGTGGCGGAAATGATGCCGATGCCGATGAGGATGATCACGCCCACCGCGATCCACATGGTCGGCGCGCCAGCCAGGTATGCGGCGATGGCCAGGCCGATCACGAAGATCACGAATCCTATGAGGTACGTTCCGAATGCCGACATTGTCGTTCTCTCCGCGTGGGTGTGGCCGCGAGTAGCGGCGCGGTCCACGAGCCACCGATGCACGAGAGGTGCCGGAGCGGGGCGGGCGCAGCTATTCCGGGCCGATCGCGTCCACGTGCGACGCCGCGAGCACGGACAGCCAGCCGTGGATCGCGCCGTTGCTGGCCAGGACGCGGCCGGTCACCAGCGGCTCGTCGGCATCGCCCGGCCAGCCGCCGACGCGCCCCCCGGCCTCGTGCACAAGCAGCATTCCCGCGGCCACGTCCCAGGGCGACAGGCCCACCTCGAAAAAGCCCTCCACCTTGCCGGCCGCGACGAATGCCAGGTCCAGCGCGGCGCTTCCGGCCCGGCGGACGTCGTGGGTGCCGCGCACCGCATCGGCCACCAGACGCATGTACGCGTCCAGGTTTCCCTTGCCGCTCTTGAACGGAAACCCGGTCGCCAGCAGCGCCCGCCGCGCATCCCTCACCTCGGAGACGCGGATCGGCGCACCGTTCAGAAACGCGCCGCCCCCGCGCGTGGCGTGATAGACTTCGCCCAGCAGCGGCGCGTGGATGACCGCCGCCGCCATCCCGCCGTCGTCCGCGAACCCGATGCTGGTGCAGACGAACGGGTGCCCGTGGACGAAGTTCGTGGTTCCATCCACCGGGTCCACGTACCAGCGCCGGCCCGTGTGCACGTGCGCAGACGACAGCTCCTCGCCGACGATGGTGTCGCCCGGAAAGGCGGCCAGGATGCGCTCCGCCACCAGGCGCTCGGCGGCCTCGTCCACCGCCGTCACCAGGTCTGCCCTGCCCTTGTCGCGCACCTCGGCCGCCCCGCCGCGCGCGGTGATCAGCTCCGCCGCCCCCGCCGCCGCATCCAGCGCCACCGCCAGCTCGGCCGCGAACGGCCCCGTATCCATCTTCACGAGAAGGGAACTCACGGGCGCCGCCGCCGGTACGCATGTCCGCCCGCAAGGGGCCGCACCGCACCCGTGGTGGCGCGGCGCGGGGGCATTCTGTACATTGCGCCGCCTACACGCAAGCACGTCCGCACGCTGTCAGTTGCGGCCCATCGCCGCACCGCCGGTCGGACGAACGTTTATCCGGCTTCCCGGCCCCACACCCATCCACCCGGTTCGGCATGAGCAAGCGACTCTCACCCCAGTACGGCGGCGGCGGAACCCTCGCCGACGACCCG
The genomic region above belongs to Longimicrobium sp. and contains:
- a CDS encoding TonB-dependent receptor plug domain-containing protein, whose protein sequence is MSSRLALIAIVLISTVLAPAAARAQTAADSIAITVMVISADQPISEAEVRVGSRAWETDRGGAAVLRLLAGRHRLRISAEGHRPASLDVVADRDTAVTIRLDPSEAASDEPELEAVELETVIVTATRSEQRIEDAPVRVEVLAREEVEEKMMMTPGDVSMMLNETSGLRVQTTSPSLGGANVRVQGLRGRYTQVLSDGLPLYGGQSGSLGLLQIPPMDLAQVEVIKGAASALYGASALGGVVNLVSRRPADDRELLLNATTLGGADAVLWSSGALGGRWGYTFLGGAHGQRTADVDGDRWADLPSYARGVVRPRLFWDDGQGRSLFVTVGATAEDRNGGGEIPGGARFAEELRTRRADAGVVARWLTGGTLLNFRASAMGQRHDHRFGEVRERDRHATWFGEGSAAWTRGAHTLVLGAALQREAYAAQDVPGFDYTFTIPSLFAQDDWHPAEWLGVTASGRVDRHSEYGTFVSPRVSALVRPGAGWNVRASVGGGYYAPTPFTEETEAIGLAPLRPLGGLKAERARGGSLDVGRTLGDLELNTSVFGSVVDDALQLVVPELTTDLLLINVPGETRTWGTEALLRYHRELWHVTATHTYVRATEPQFRMGARRTVPLTPRHQSGLVAMREAEGRGRLGLELYYTGVQSLEDNPYRDQSRPYLIVGMLAERTIGPARVFVNAENLLDARQTRWQPLVLPTRSAERRWTTDAWAPLEGRVINAGVRLSW
- the pabB gene encoding aminodeoxychorismate synthase component I produces the protein MAAPPVIRFDSLDPQRGARSLRFADFQRVLRADTVDEVRPVLAAVQRAVDEGLHAAGFVAYEAAPAFDPALITRPPDPRLPLAWFALYGRREEVKPEFGDAAEVELGPWRMDVSEDEYRDRIERIRSLIAAGDTYQVNFTARLRAEFAGDDLAFYERLCLAQRSAFCAFLRLDGFSILSASPELFFHAAGSDLELRPMKGTRPRGRWPDEDRALAAELAASPKDRAENLMIVDLLRNDAGRVAEFGSVRVERMFQPERYETVHQLTSTVRARLRAGAGLPEIFDALFPCGSVTGAPKVRTMEIIAELEDAPRGVYCGAIGFASPGEAAFSVAIRTLVLDHATGQVELGVGSGVTFDSDASAEYRECLAKAAFARRAPAGFDLLETLLWEADGGWYLLDRHLDRLAGSAEYFDFPFDRGAVLQSLAGAAETFTGRPMRSRLTLAREGLISVHSMPLEPSPEPVRVAIAREPVDSHDPLLYHKTTSRAIYENRAATPPDCDDVLLVNERGEITESTIANLVVGIDGALWTPPLESGLLPGVLRAEMLARGEIRERIIRPDDLARAEETWLVNSVRRWRRAVLVA
- a CDS encoding OsmC family protein, which encodes MMTEMPEGVQAEYPIEVVWEGGMRYRGGRAGGATLTVDGDAQAAPSPVDALVISLASCSAIDVVDYLEKRRTPASSLSVSVRFSRAPNPPRRLTDAVLTYRLASDSPREHVERAVQLSFEKYCSVAGSLAPDTRLDYEIELSPAAG
- a CDS encoding inositol monophosphatase family protein — protein: MDTGPFAAELAVALDAAAGAAELITARGGAAEVRDKGRADLVTAVDEAAERLVAERILAAFPGDTIVGEELSSAHVHTGRRWYVDPVDGTTNFVHGHPFVCTSIGFADDGGMAAAVIHAPLLGEVYHATRGGGAFLNGAPIRVSEVRDARRALLATGFPFKSGKGNLDAYMRLVADAVRGTHDVRRAGSAALDLAFVAAGKVEGFFEVGLSPWDVAAGMLLVHEAGGRVGGWPGDADEPLVTGRVLASNGAIHGWLSVLAASHVDAIGPE